From Corvus hawaiiensis isolate bCorHaw1 chromosome 13, bCorHaw1.pri.cur, whole genome shotgun sequence, one genomic window encodes:
- the LOC125332479 gene encoding mitotic-spindle organizing protein 2-like isoform X2, which translates to MSEAAAGMAAAAAAPMAPMAPMAEARLRRKQLLSAEEAELFELAQAAGSGLDPEVFRVLLDLLRMNVAPLAVFQVLKSMCAGQRLPPGPEGGPAAPAPIPADTRGLSLDVWLLRLQGTDTGRKELCIAGVRMLSCPGKLSQTPVPVGKATEPITSHGLCQRFPGEK; encoded by the exons ATGtcggaggcggcggcgggaatggcggcggcggcggcggcaccgaTGGCACCGATGGCACCGATGGCGGAGGCGCGGCTGCGGcggaagcagctgctgagcgCGGAGGAGGCGGAGCTGTTCGAGCTGGCGCAGGCGGCGGGCAGCGGGCTGGACCCGGAGGTGTTCCG GGTGCTGCTGGACCTGCTGCGCATGAACGTGGCGCCGCTCGCCGTGTTCCAGGTGCTGAAGTCGATGTGCGCCGGGCAGCGGCTCCCGCCGGGGCCCGAAGGCGGTCCCGCCGCGCCGGCGCCGATCCCCGCCGACACCCGAG GCCTGTCACTTGATGTGTGGCTTTTAAGGCTGCAAGGAACTGACACAGGAAGAAAGGAGTTGTGCATAGCAGGGGTCAGAATGCTCTCCTGCCCAGGGAAACTGTCACAAACTCCAGTACCTGTTGGAAAAGCCACGGAGCCCATCACCAGCCATGGGCTCTGTCAAAGGTTCCCAGG ggagaaataa
- the SHF gene encoding SH2 domain-containing adapter protein F isoform X4, which translates to MENDGYMEPYEAQKMMAEIRQKGLREAPARPLHLYDTPYEPVLDMDSDCPACPRPRESRLPEDDERPPEEYDQPWEWKKERISKAFAVEIKVIKDLPWPPPVGQLDSGESPPDGEAGAPIPLQHGQHSYEDANGPTEGLGYGRTSPCREEKARAALRHGSSSLKSTKTLTTEPGPFVGERIDPALPLESQCWYHGAISRTDAETLLRLCKEASYLVRNSETSKNDFSLSLKSSQGFMHMKLSRTQENKYVLGQHSPPFDSVPEIIHHYASRKLPIKGAEHMSLLYPVAIRTL; encoded by the exons ATGGAGAATGACGGATATATGGAGCCGTATGAAGCCCAGAAGATGATGGCTG AGATCCGCCAGAAGGGCTTACGGGAGGCTCCCGCCCGGCCGCTGCACCTCTACGACACTCCTTATGAGCCTGTGCTGGACATGGACAGTGACTGCCCAGCTTGCCCCCGGCCCAGGGAGTCCCGGCTGCCCGAGGATGATGAGCGGCCGCCAGAGGAATATGACCAGCCCTGGGAGTGGAAGAAGGAGCGGATCTCCAAAGCCTTTGCAG TGGAAATCAAGGTCATTAAAGACCTGCCATGGCCCCCACCGGTGGGACAGCTCGACAGCGGTGAAAGCCCCCCGGATGGGGAGGCTGGTGCCCCCATCCCTCTGCAGCACGGCCAGCACAGCTACGAAGACGCCAATG GTCCAACGGAGGGGCTGGGGTATGGCCGCACCTCgccctgcagggaggagaaagcCAGGGCTGCCCTCAGGCATGGCTCCAGCAGCCTCAAGAGCACAAAGACGCTGACCACTGAGCCTGGCCCCTTTGTTGGGGAGAGGATtgaccctgccctgcccctggaGAGCCAATG CTGGTACCACGGAGCCATCAGCCGGACAGACGCAGAGACACTGCTGAGGCTGTGCAAGGAGGCCAGTTACCTGGTGCGCAACAGCGAGACCAGCAAGAATGACTTCTCCCTCTCCTTGAA gagcagccagggcttcATGCACATGAAACTGTCCCGGACGCAGGAAAACAAGTACGTGCTGGGTCAGCACAGCCCGCCCTTCGACAGCGTGCCGGAGATCATCCATCACTACGCCAGCCGCAAGCTGCCCATCAAGGGGGCTGAGCACATGTCCTTGCTTTACCCAGTGGCCATCCGTACCCTATAG
- the LOC125332479 gene encoding mitotic-spindle organizing protein 2B-like isoform X3, with protein MSEAAAGMAAAAAAPMAPMAPMAEARLRRKQLLSAEEAELFELAQAAGSGLDPEVFRVLLDLLRMNVAPLAVFQVLKSMCAGQRLPPGPEGGPAAPAPIPADTRGRNKTSSAVSGTQILAERSSREGSAQRMPRQPSVSRMQKAGTSGKNTGGGNST; from the exons ATGtcggaggcggcggcgggaatggcggcggcggcggcggcaccgaTGGCACCGATGGCACCGATGGCGGAGGCGCGGCTGCGGcggaagcagctgctgagcgCGGAGGAGGCGGAGCTGTTCGAGCTGGCGCAGGCGGCGGGCAGCGGGCTGGACCCGGAGGTGTTCCG GGTGCTGCTGGACCTGCTGCGCATGAACGTGGCGCCGCTCGCCGTGTTCCAGGTGCTGAAGTCGATGTGCGCCGGGCAGCGGCTCCCGCCGGGGCCCGAAGGCGGTCCCGCCGCGCCGGCGCCGATCCCCGCCGACACCCGAG ggagaaataaaaccagctctgctgtcagtgGGACACAGATTCTGGCCGAAAGAAGCAGCCGGGAAGGATCTGCCCAGAGGATGCCCCGACAGCCGAGTGTGAGCCGTATGCAGAAGGCAGGAACCTCTGGGAAGAACACTGGGGGAGGCAACAGTACCTAA
- the LOC125332479 gene encoding uncharacterized protein LOC125332479 isoform X1 translates to MSEAAAGMAAAAAAPMAPMAPMAEARLRRKQLLSAEEAELFELAQAAGSGLDPEVFRVLLDLLRMNVAPLAVFQVLKSMCAGQRLPPGPEGGPAAPAPIPADTRGLSLDVWLLRLQGTDTGRKELCIAGVRMLSCPGKLSQTPVPVGKATEPITSHGLCQRFPGCFQNVEGLSPVVLKGTGVCVYIPGLRTCPLSGQMLVRRGRTFTWGHVWDC, encoded by the exons ATGtcggaggcggcggcgggaatggcggcggcggcggcggcaccgaTGGCACCGATGGCACCGATGGCGGAGGCGCGGCTGCGGcggaagcagctgctgagcgCGGAGGAGGCGGAGCTGTTCGAGCTGGCGCAGGCGGCGGGCAGCGGGCTGGACCCGGAGGTGTTCCG GGTGCTGCTGGACCTGCTGCGCATGAACGTGGCGCCGCTCGCCGTGTTCCAGGTGCTGAAGTCGATGTGCGCCGGGCAGCGGCTCCCGCCGGGGCCCGAAGGCGGTCCCGCCGCGCCGGCGCCGATCCCCGCCGACACCCGAG GCCTGTCACTTGATGTGTGGCTTTTAAGGCTGCAAGGAACTGACACAGGAAGAAAGGAGTTGTGCATAGCAGGGGTCAGAATGCTCTCCTGCCCAGGGAAACTGTCACAAACTCCAGTACCTGTTGGAAAAGCCACGGAGCCCATCACCAGCCATGGGCTCTGTCAAAGGTTCCCAGG TTGTTTTCAGAACGTTGAGGGCCTGAGTCCAGTGGTGCTTAAGGGTACcggtgtgtgtgtatacataccTGGGTTGAGGACCTGCCCTCTCAGCGGACAGATGCTTGTGAGAAGGGGGAGGACATTCACCTGGGGACATGTCTGGGATTGCTAA
- the LOC125332479 gene encoding mitotic-spindle organizing protein 2-like isoform X4 produces MSEAAAGMAAAAAAPMAPMAPMAEARLRRKQLLSAEEAELFELAQAAGSGLDPEVFRVLLDLLRMNVAPLAVFQVLKSMCAGQRLPPGPEGGPAAPAPIPADTRVVFRTLRA; encoded by the exons ATGtcggaggcggcggcgggaatggcggcggcggcggcggcaccgaTGGCACCGATGGCACCGATGGCGGAGGCGCGGCTGCGGcggaagcagctgctgagcgCGGAGGAGGCGGAGCTGTTCGAGCTGGCGCAGGCGGCGGGCAGCGGGCTGGACCCGGAGGTGTTCCG GGTGCTGCTGGACCTGCTGCGCATGAACGTGGCGCCGCTCGCCGTGTTCCAGGTGCTGAAGTCGATGTGCGCCGGGCAGCGGCTCCCGCCGGGGCCCGAAGGCGGTCCCGCCGCGCCGGCGCCGATCCCCGCCGACACCCGAG TTGTTTTCAGAACGTTGAGGGCCTGA